In Anaerobacillus isosaccharinicus, one genomic interval encodes:
- the yqeH gene encoding ribosome biogenesis GTPase YqeH has translation MERELICSGCGVKVQTENKTELGFVPQSALERDVLICQRCFRLKHYNEVQDVSLTDDDFLKILNGLGSRDALIVKIVDIFDFNGSWLPGLHRFVGKNKVLLVGNKVDLLPKALNHNRVINWMKQASKQFGLKPEDVFLISADKGLGILELADAIEQYREKKDVFIVGATNVGKSTFINRLIKEFGGDEEQFITTSHFPGTTLDMIDIPLDDGSSLFDTPGIINHHQMAHYVTKNELKTITPKKEIKPKVFQLNEEQTLFFGGLARLDYISGGRNSFICYVSNEINIHRTKLENADELYKNHLGELLQPPGIEDVENFPPLVKHEFTIGDEKSDIVFSGLGWVTVEEKARVAAYVPKGVSVSIRNALI, from the coding sequence ATTGAACGAGAATTAATTTGTTCAGGTTGTGGTGTAAAGGTACAAACAGAAAATAAGACTGAGTTAGGGTTTGTTCCACAGTCAGCGTTAGAAAGAGATGTTTTGATTTGTCAAAGATGTTTTAGATTAAAGCATTATAATGAAGTTCAGGATGTGTCACTTACGGATGACGATTTCTTAAAAATCTTAAATGGACTTGGGTCACGTGATGCTTTAATTGTAAAGATAGTCGATATTTTTGACTTTAATGGAAGTTGGTTACCTGGCTTGCATCGTTTTGTTGGCAAGAACAAAGTTTTATTAGTCGGAAATAAAGTCGATCTTTTACCGAAAGCTCTAAATCATAATCGAGTTATAAATTGGATGAAACAGGCTTCTAAACAGTTTGGTTTAAAGCCAGAAGATGTTTTTTTAATTAGTGCTGATAAGGGTTTAGGAATATTAGAACTTGCTGATGCCATTGAGCAGTATAGAGAAAAGAAAGACGTTTTTATTGTAGGTGCAACCAATGTTGGGAAATCTACGTTTATTAATAGGCTAATTAAAGAATTTGGTGGTGATGAGGAGCAGTTTATTACAACTTCCCATTTCCCTGGAACTACACTTGACATGATCGATATTCCTTTAGATGATGGAAGCTCGTTATTTGATACACCAGGAATTATAAATCATCATCAAATGGCTCATTATGTAACAAAAAATGAGTTAAAAACTATTACACCGAAAAAAGAAATTAAACCAAAAGTGTTCCAGTTAAATGAAGAACAAACACTGTTTTTTGGTGGACTAGCCCGACTTGATTATATATCAGGGGGAAGAAATTCCTTTATTTGCTATGTATCAAATGAAATAAATATCCATCGAACAAAATTAGAAAATGCTGATGAATTGTATAAAAATCATCTAGGGGAACTTTTACAGCCTCCTGGAATTGAAGATGTAGAAAATTTCCCGCCATTAGTCAAACATGAGTTTACAATTGGTGATGAAAAAAGCGATATCGTATTTTCTGGACTTGGTTGGGTAACCGTGGAGGAAAAAGCAAGAGTAGCCGCCTACGTACCTAAAGGAGTTAGCGTTTCAATAAGGAATGCACTTATTTAA
- a CDS encoding sporulation histidine kinase inhibitor Sda, protein MKSLSDDLLVETYYKAIELQLSSDFIMLIKEEIEKRSLLDKIKKTS, encoded by the coding sequence ATGAAAAGCTTATCTGATGATCTATTAGTCGAAACATATTATAAAGCCATTGAATTGCAGCTTAGTTCAGATTTTATCATGTTAATTAAAGAAGAGATTGAAAAAAGATCGTTACTAGACAAAATCAAAAAGACTAGTTAA
- a CDS encoding Na(+)/H(+) antiporter subunit C yields the protein MEILMILAIGVIFTVSTYLILTKSLLRVVIGIVLLSHGAHLLLLTLAGFNDGAPPLLGQEAATYADPLPQALILTAIVISFGVTAFLLVIAYRTYKVHKTDDLDQLRGSADE from the coding sequence ATGGAAATTTTAATGATTTTAGCAATTGGGGTTATCTTCACTGTTAGTACGTATTTAATTTTAACGAAAAGTCTTTTACGAGTCGTTATCGGTATTGTTCTCTTAAGTCATGGCGCTCATCTTCTTCTGTTAACATTAGCAGGTTTTAATGATGGTGCACCACCACTACTTGGACAAGAAGCTGCAACTTATGCAGACCCACTACCGCAGGCATTAATCTTAACAGCAATTGTTATCAGCTTTGGTGTGACTGCATTTTTACTCGTAATTGCTTATCGCACGTACAAAGTTCATAAAACAGATGATTTAGATCAATTAAGGGGAAGTGCTGATGAATAA
- a CDS encoding Na+/H+ antiporter subunit A, producing MSLLHLVVLAPFILALLVPFLYKYIRQVHTGWFVMILPLTLFIYLIQFLPNISRGETIFYQQPWVPSLGINFDIYLDGLSLLFGLLITGIGTLVVLYSIYYLYNKQKEALNNFYVYLLMFMGAMLGVVLSDNLMTLYIFWELTSLASSLLIAYWFHKERSRYGAQKSMLITVAGGLTMLAGFSLLFVMTNTFSIREIIAQADVIITNPLFIPAMLCVLAGAFTKSAQFPFHIWLPDAMEAPTPVSAYLHSATMVKAGIYLVARLTPVFGAAPQWFWIVSGFGIFTLLWGSVSAIRQKDLKAILAFSTISQLGLIMALLGLGSAAFHYDVAVVGTLYYTATLAAVFHLINHATFKGSLFMIVGIVDHETGTRDIRKLGGLMTIMPITFTVALIGTLSMAGVPPFNGFLSKEMFFTAAVNATTLDIFNMQTFGLIFPIFAWIASIFTFGYCMLMFVRTFLGNFKPEKLEKEVHEAPIGLLIPPIVLASLVVIFGLFPNLLAYSIIEPTMASILPGVLAEGERFYVNIYHWHGFNIELFMTMGVVVFGALIFLNLKKWSETAFFLKERDPLNWVYDNSLVWLVSGSLKVTNMQMTGLLRDYFVFMSVFIVGLMGYTMVKYNTFAIDLINVADIPPYIFIIIFVLIATTVALPFISHRVTAIVATGILGFIVALLFVVFRAPDLALTQLLVETVMVVLFLLAFYHLPELRKEKFTPRFRFTNLVVSIGVGLVVTLTALSVHAMSYSHPIQSISDYYVQNAYELAAGKNIVNVILVDFRGVDTMLEIVVLGIAALAIVVLIRLRMTGSEDV from the coding sequence TTGTCGTTGTTACATCTCGTTGTTTTAGCACCATTCATCTTGGCATTACTTGTTCCTTTTTTGTATAAGTATATTCGTCAAGTACATACTGGTTGGTTCGTTATGATCCTTCCATTAACATTATTTATTTATCTAATTCAGTTTCTTCCTAACATTTCACGAGGTGAAACAATTTTTTATCAACAGCCATGGGTTCCGTCATTAGGGATAAATTTTGATATTTACCTAGATGGCCTCAGTCTTTTATTCGGGCTATTGATAACCGGGATTGGAACATTAGTTGTATTGTATTCTATCTATTATCTATACAACAAACAAAAAGAAGCATTGAATAACTTTTACGTATATTTGCTCATGTTTATGGGGGCAATGCTAGGGGTTGTACTATCAGATAATTTAATGACTCTTTATATTTTCTGGGAATTAACTAGTTTAGCTTCTTCCTTATTAATTGCCTACTGGTTCCATAAAGAACGTTCTCGATATGGAGCACAAAAGTCAATGTTAATTACTGTAGCTGGTGGCCTTACAATGCTAGCTGGTTTTTCACTTCTATTTGTTATGACTAATACATTTAGTATCCGAGAAATCATTGCACAAGCTGATGTGATTATCACGAACCCACTTTTTATACCAGCAATGCTTTGTGTTTTAGCAGGGGCTTTTACAAAATCAGCTCAATTTCCATTCCACATTTGGTTACCAGATGCAATGGAAGCACCAACTCCTGTTAGTGCTTATCTTCACTCAGCAACAATGGTTAAAGCTGGGATTTATTTAGTCGCTCGTTTAACACCTGTATTTGGGGCCGCTCCCCAGTGGTTCTGGATTGTCTCAGGATTTGGGATCTTCACGTTATTGTGGGGTTCTGTTTCTGCAATACGTCAAAAAGATTTAAAAGCAATATTAGCTTTTTCAACAATTAGCCAATTAGGGTTGATTATGGCCCTACTTGGTCTAGGTTCAGCTGCATTTCACTATGACGTAGCTGTAGTAGGAACTTTATATTACACTGCGACACTAGCAGCTGTATTCCATTTGATTAATCATGCAACTTTCAAAGGAAGCTTGTTTATGATTGTCGGTATTGTTGATCACGAAACTGGTACAAGGGATATACGTAAACTTGGTGGTCTAATGACAATTATGCCAATCACTTTTACAGTTGCATTGATTGGAACTCTATCAATGGCAGGAGTCCCGCCATTTAACGGCTTCTTAAGTAAGGAAATGTTCTTTACCGCTGCTGTAAATGCAACAACTTTAGATATTTTCAACATGCAAACATTTGGTTTAATCTTCCCAATCTTCGCTTGGATTGCGAGTATCTTTACATTCGGTTATTGTATGCTAATGTTTGTCCGTACGTTCTTAGGTAACTTTAAGCCAGAAAAGCTTGAGAAAGAAGTTCATGAGGCGCCAATTGGATTGTTAATTCCACCAATCGTTCTTGCTTCCTTAGTTGTTATTTTTGGGTTATTTCCAAACTTGCTTGCTTACTCAATTATTGAACCAACAATGGCTTCAATATTGCCAGGAGTTTTAGCAGAGGGAGAGCGTTTTTATGTAAACATCTATCATTGGCATGGATTTAATATTGAGTTATTCATGACAATGGGAGTTGTAGTTTTTGGTGCTTTAATTTTCTTGAACTTAAAGAAATGGTCAGAAACTGCTTTCTTCTTAAAAGAAAGAGACCCACTAAACTGGGTGTATGACAATTCACTTGTATGGCTTGTATCCGGTTCTTTAAAGGTTACAAATATGCAAATGACTGGCTTACTTCGCGATTACTTTGTATTTATGTCCGTATTTATTGTCGGCCTTATGGGGTATACGATGGTTAAATACAATACATTTGCCATTGATTTAATTAACGTGGCTGATATACCGCCTTACATTTTTATCATTATTTTTGTATTAATAGCTACCACTGTTGCATTGCCGTTTATTTCACATCGAGTTACCGCTATTGTTGCAACTGGGATTTTAGGCTTTATTGTTGCATTATTGTTTGTTGTCTTCCGTGCACCAGACTTAGCATTAACTCAATTATTAGTTGAAACTGTTATGGTTGTTCTTTTCTTACTTGCGTTCTACCACTTGCCAGAACTCAGAAAAGAAAAGTTTACACCACGCTTTAGATTTACAAACCTAGTAGTTTCAATCGGTGTTGGTCTTGTCGTGACATTAACAGCGTTAAGTGTTCATGCGATGAGCTATTCTCATCCAATCCAATCAATATCTGATTACTATGTTCAAAATGCTTATGAACTAGCAGCAGGGAAAAACATCGTAAACGTTATCTTAGTTGATTTCCGTGGAGTTGATACGATGTTAGAAATCGTAGTATTAGGTATTGCAGCTCTAGCAATTGTTGTCCTAATTAGATTACGCATGACAGGGAGTGAGGACGTATGA
- a CDS encoding Na(+)/H(+) antiporter subunit F1, with protein sequence MSMSIFVCFIRIVKGPTMSDRVVALDTIGITLIGIIGIIMIIQNTLAYAEVILVIAILAFIGTIALAKFIEGGVIFDRDRN encoded by the coding sequence ATGTCAATGTCGATCTTCGTTTGCTTTATTAGGATCGTAAAAGGGCCAACAATGTCTGACCGTGTTGTTGCCCTTGATACAATCGGAATAACGTTGATTGGAATTATAGGGATAATCATGATTATTCAAAATACACTAGCATATGCTGAGGTTATTCTAGTTATTGCAATCCTTGCTTTTATCGGAACAATTGCTTTAGCAAAATTTATCGAAGGGGGTGTGATCTTTGATCGAGATCGTAATTAG
- the glcD gene encoding glycolate oxidase subunit GlcD, with translation MISQDAKKKLQAIVGEENYLDSKQSLVAYSYDATPNYQALPDAVIKPRNTQDVSEIVKVCNEYKIPIVPRGNATNLCAGTCPLEGGIVMIFTLMNQLLELDEENLTVTVQPGLITLDMINAVEAKGLFYPPDPSSMKISTIAGNINEGSGGLRGLKYGVTRDYVIALEVVLPNGNIIRTGGKLAKDVAGYDFTRLMVGSEGTLGVITEATLKLIPKPETKKTMLALYDSLEAAGRTVSKIIANKIIPTTLEFLDQPTIRVVEDFAKIGLPTDVGAVLLIEQDGPLEVVERDIKRMAEICQEENALSVQIAQTDEEGTALTTARRSALSALARLKPTTILEDATVPRSKIAEMVREIEVIAKRNNVQICTFGHAGDGNLHPTCMTDARDKEEMHRVEIAFEEIFEKAIQLGGTITGEHGVGVMKSPYLAWKLGEEGVEAMKTLKMAFDPNNIMNPGKMFAKESRKRVVVNR, from the coding sequence ATGATTAGTCAAGACGCAAAAAAGAAATTACAAGCGATCGTTGGGGAAGAGAATTACCTTGATTCAAAACAAAGCTTGGTTGCGTATTCATATGATGCAACACCAAATTACCAAGCGCTACCAGATGCAGTTATCAAGCCTAGAAATACACAGGATGTATCTGAAATCGTAAAAGTTTGTAATGAGTATAAAATTCCAATCGTACCTCGTGGAAATGCAACGAACCTTTGTGCTGGGACATGCCCATTAGAAGGTGGAATTGTCATGATTTTCACACTAATGAACCAATTACTAGAACTTGATGAAGAAAATTTAACAGTTACTGTTCAACCTGGACTAATAACTTTAGATATGATTAATGCAGTTGAGGCAAAAGGTTTATTTTACCCGCCAGACCCAAGTTCAATGAAAATTTCTACAATTGCTGGGAATATCAATGAGGGTTCAGGTGGTTTACGTGGCTTAAAATATGGCGTTACTCGTGATTATGTAATTGCCTTAGAAGTTGTATTACCTAATGGAAATATTATTCGTACCGGTGGAAAGCTTGCAAAAGATGTAGCAGGTTACGATTTTACTAGATTAATGGTTGGCTCTGAGGGGACGTTAGGTGTTATTACAGAGGCGACTTTAAAACTAATTCCAAAACCAGAAACGAAAAAAACAATGCTAGCTCTTTATGATAGCCTTGAGGCAGCTGGACGTACAGTTTCGAAAATTATTGCAAATAAAATTATTCCTACAACATTAGAATTTTTAGATCAACCGACAATCCGTGTAGTAGAAGATTTTGCGAAAATCGGTTTACCAACAGACGTAGGTGCAGTACTTTTAATCGAACAAGATGGTCCACTTGAAGTAGTAGAAAGAGATATTAAGAGAATGGCAGAAATCTGTCAAGAAGAAAACGCATTGTCAGTACAAATTGCCCAAACTGATGAAGAAGGAACAGCTTTAACTACTGCAAGACGTTCTGCTCTTTCTGCATTAGCTAGACTGAAGCCTACAACAATCCTAGAAGATGCAACGGTACCACGCTCTAAAATTGCTGAAATGGTTCGTGAAATCGAAGTAATTGCAAAGCGCAATAATGTACAAATTTGTACGTTTGGACATGCGGGCGATGGAAACCTACATCCTACATGTATGACAGATGCTCGTGATAAAGAAGAAATGCACCGTGTTGAAATTGCCTTCGAAGAAATCTTCGAAAAAGCCATTCAATTAGGTGGAACAATTACAGGAGAACATGGTGTTGGCGTTATGAAATCACCTTACCTTGCTTGGAAACTTGGTGAAGAAGGCGTAGAAGCGATGAAAACATTGAAAATGGCCTTCGATCCTAACAACATTATGAACCCAGGGAAAATGTTTGCAAAAGAATCACGTAAACGGGTGGTGGTTAATCGATGA
- a CDS encoding Na+/H+ antiporter subunit E — MAFQILLNIGLAIIWMLLRNDFSPIEFFIGYVIGIALLYVLRRFLHFDFYFRRVIAIVKLILLFLWELILANIDVAKIVLSPKLNVEPGIIAVPTVLKTEWEVTLLASLISLTPGTLSMYFSEDGKTIYVHSIHVPDKEAMIKQIHETFERAIMEVTE; from the coding sequence ATGGCGTTTCAAATCTTATTAAATATTGGTTTAGCGATAATTTGGATGCTACTTAGAAACGATTTCTCCCCTATCGAATTCTTTATTGGGTATGTGATCGGAATAGCACTCCTCTATGTATTAAGACGATTTTTACATTTCGACTTTTACTTTCGTCGTGTGATCGCGATTGTTAAACTTATTTTGCTATTTTTATGGGAGTTAATTCTTGCAAATATCGATGTTGCTAAAATTGTCCTAAGCCCAAAGTTAAATGTTGAACCTGGAATTATCGCTGTACCTACTGTTTTAAAAACTGAGTGGGAAGTAACACTACTAGCAAGTCTAATTTCTTTAACACCTGGGACTTTATCAATGTATTTTTCAGAAGATGGAAAAACAATCTACGTACATTCCATTCATGTCCCAGATAAAGAGGCGATGATCAAACAAATCCACGAAACATTTGAGCGAGCGATAATGGAGGTGACTGAATAG
- a CDS encoding Na(+)/H(+) antiporter subunit B, with translation MRKNLLMLHTVTRIVVFIILAFSVFLFFAGHNNPGGGFIGGLMTAAALLLLYVAFDVKTIKQVIPFNYTTMIAVGLLIAIGTGVASMLNGDPFLTQYDRYVTVPVLGELHLTTALPFDLGVYLVVVGVALLSILSIAEDDA, from the coding sequence ATGAGAAAGAACTTACTGATGCTCCATACAGTTACAAGAATTGTCGTCTTTATCATTCTTGCCTTCTCTGTATTCCTGTTTTTTGCAGGACATAACAATCCTGGTGGAGGGTTTATTGGTGGGCTAATGACGGCAGCTGCTTTACTACTTTTATATGTGGCCTTTGATGTAAAAACGATAAAACAAGTCATTCCATTTAACTATACAACGATGATTGCTGTCGGCTTGTTAATTGCTATAGGTACTGGTGTCGCTTCAATGCTTAACGGAGATCCGTTTTTAACTCAGTATGATCGGTACGTGACTGTTCCTGTGTTAGGCGAGCTTCATTTAACAACTGCTTTACCGTTTGATTTAGGGGTATACCTTGTAGTTGTTGGGGTAGCATTACTCTCCATCTTATCGATTGCGGAGGATGATGCATAA
- the mnhG gene encoding monovalent cation/H(+) antiporter subunit G yields MIEIVISAFILLGAFLSLLGSIGILRFPDVYGRLHAATKSATLGVISIMLAVYVHFHFIEGVFSGKVLLTIFFVFLTAPVAGFMISRSAYNVGVELWDKSTQDDLKIAFENKEKNKKKARS; encoded by the coding sequence TTGATCGAGATCGTAATTAGCGCCTTTATCCTTCTAGGGGCCTTTTTAAGCCTTTTAGGCTCTATTGGTATCTTAAGGTTCCCTGACGTGTACGGACGCCTTCATGCGGCAACTAAAAGCGCTACATTAGGTGTCATCAGTATTATGCTTGCTGTCTACGTTCACTTTCATTTTATTGAAGGAGTATTTAGCGGAAAAGTTTTGTTAACGATTTTCTTCGTGTTCTTAACTGCTCCTGTGGCTGGTTTCATGATATCAAGATCCGCCTATAATGTAGGTGTTGAACTTTGGGATAAAAGCACCCAAGACGATTTAAAAATAGCATTTGAAAATAAAGAAAAAAACAAAAAGAAAGCTAGATCATGA
- a CDS encoding (Fe-S)-binding protein yields MSAANDKRQQELAIDMKQGMDYDELINCMRCGFCLPACPTYRESGGNEAASPRGRIALMKAVVDGIMEPDEDFEKQLSQCLGCRACEPACPSGMKYGFLLEDARDIIQKKKKHSLPVKMLRNVVFNELFPKPNRMRMVSSLLWFYQSTGIQKIAQATHLTKIAPGNLSAMERVLPKVPSPSKMKNRPSHVASEGVAKKKVAFFSGCLMDTMFMDTNDSTLYILSKSNCEIVIPKKQNCCGALHAHSGEKDGAKQLAKENILAFEKVEAEYIISNAGGCGALLVDYGHLLKDDPEWADRAKAFSAKVKDISEVLYEVGMPKMRLEPQTVTYQDSCHLRNVMGTFSAPRKLLQSIEGVTFTEMKDADRCCGSAGVYNIIEQEMSMQILDVKMKDAKATKARTLVTANPGCLLQMKLGIERAGLQKDVRGIHIVDLLAEAVRYAEGQA; encoded by the coding sequence ATGAGCGCAGCAAACGACAAAAGACAGCAAGAATTAGCCATCGATATGAAGCAAGGAATGGATTACGATGAGCTAATAAATTGTATGAGATGTGGTTTTTGTTTACCTGCATGTCCTACTTACCGGGAATCAGGTGGAAACGAAGCCGCTTCTCCACGTGGAAGAATTGCGTTAATGAAAGCAGTAGTTGATGGAATTATGGAGCCTGACGAAGATTTTGAGAAACAACTAAGTCAGTGCTTAGGTTGCCGTGCTTGTGAACCAGCTTGTCCGTCAGGGATGAAATACGGATTTTTATTAGAAGATGCTCGTGACATCATCCAAAAGAAGAAAAAGCACAGTTTGCCTGTAAAAATGCTTCGTAACGTTGTGTTCAACGAGCTGTTCCCTAAACCTAATCGAATGAGAATGGTTAGTAGTTTACTTTGGTTCTACCAATCAACTGGTATTCAAAAAATTGCTCAAGCAACACACTTAACGAAGATTGCACCTGGTAACTTGTCTGCTATGGAACGTGTATTACCAAAAGTTCCATCACCAAGTAAAATGAAAAATCGGCCATCGCATGTTGCATCTGAGGGTGTAGCGAAAAAGAAAGTTGCCTTTTTCTCGGGTTGTTTGATGGATACGATGTTTATGGATACAAATGACTCAACATTATATATCTTAAGTAAATCTAATTGTGAAATCGTTATTCCTAAGAAACAAAACTGCTGTGGTGCTTTACATGCACATAGTGGTGAAAAAGACGGGGCTAAACAATTAGCAAAGGAAAATATCCTTGCTTTTGAAAAAGTGGAAGCAGAATATATTATTTCTAACGCTGGTGGTTGTGGAGCATTGTTGGTTGATTATGGTCATTTACTAAAAGATGATCCAGAATGGGCAGATCGTGCAAAAGCATTCTCGGCAAAGGTAAAAGATATTTCTGAAGTATTATATGAAGTTGGCATGCCGAAAATGAGACTAGAGCCTCAAACGGTCACATATCAAGACTCTTGCCATCTAAGAAATGTAATGGGAACTTTTAGTGCACCAAGAAAGTTACTTCAATCAATTGAAGGTGTTACGTTTACAGAAATGAAGGATGCAGATCGCTGCTGTGGATCTGCTGGTGTATATAACATTATTGAGCAAGAAATGTCTATGCAAATTTTAGATGTGAAAATGAAAGATGCAAAAGCGACTAAAGCTAGAACACTTGTAACAGCAAATCCTGGTTGTTTATTACAAATGAAACTAGGTATCGAGCGTGCTGGGTTACAAAAGGATGTACGTGGTATTCATATTGTTGACCTCTTAGCTGAAGCTGTAAGATATGCAGAAGGACAAGCATAA
- a CDS encoding SAM-dependent methyltransferase, whose protein sequence is MGLTEQQTYLINEHEEYVSRFGHLVLTEQVAKTININHHMRILDLGCGTAMSSLYLAKEYGANIIAHDLWVSPIENFDKIVDFGLEKKVIPIHGDAHQIPFAQRYFDVIFSIDPYHYFLSTEHYLDYLLRFLNEDGFLCLAGPIKGDLEQIEGTLDHFYSSEWWEKQANHPLLSVISKKEWKLNFQGEKTVINCLIMKKKARS, encoded by the coding sequence ATGGGGCTTACAGAACAACAAACTTATCTTATAAATGAACATGAAGAATATGTTAGTAGGTTCGGACATTTAGTTTTGACAGAACAAGTGGCAAAAACGATTAACATTAACCACCATATGAGAATTTTAGACTTAGGATGCGGTACAGCGATGAGCTCGTTATACTTAGCTAAAGAATATGGAGCGAATATTATTGCTCATGATCTATGGGTATCCCCGATTGAAAATTTCGATAAAATCGTTGACTTTGGGTTAGAAAAAAAGGTCATTCCAATCCATGGAGATGCTCATCAAATCCCGTTTGCACAAAGATATTTTGACGTGATTTTTTCAATAGATCCTTATCACTATTTTTTATCTACTGAGCATTATTTAGATTATTTATTGAGGTTTTTAAACGAAGATGGATTTCTATGCTTAGCTGGACCAATTAAAGGAGATTTAGAGCAAATTGAAGGAACGCTAGATCATTTTTATAGTAGCGAATGGTGGGAAAAACAAGCAAACCATCCTCTGTTATCTGTTATTTCAAAAAAAGAATGGAAATTGAACTTTCAAGGTGAAAAGACAGTCATTAACTGTTTGATTATGAAAAAGAAAGCTAGATCATAA
- a CDS encoding Na+/H+ antiporter subunit D, with translation MNNLVILPILLPLIVGVVLILFAKNLKVQRIISGITVFALLAGALYLAHIVYYQGIQTLELGNWPAPFGIVLVADLFAILMVILASIVGIACLFFGFQTLSEERQKGYFFPFYFFLLTGVNGAFLTGDLFNLFVFFEVMLLSSYILIVHGGTKYQLRESIKYVIINIFASGLFIVGVAYIYGVTGTLNMADISVKVAELEQQGILNVIAVLFLVVFGMKGALFPLYFWLPKSYFGPPAAIAALFGGLLTKVGIYAIIRTFTLIFYHDPGFTHNIILFLAGGTMFFGVLGAVSQFDFKRILSFHIISQVGYMVMGLGIFTRLAIAGTIFYIAHHIIVKSALFLFAGATQKITGTTDLKKMGGLLKTHPYLGWFFFVAAISLAGIPPLSGFFSKFALILSGIEEGRYFIVAISLVVGLLTLFSMMKIFIYAFWGEQKLSNEEAKQRKVGKLLLPIVPLVFLSIILGLAAEPVFQFSLVVADQILDPSIYINSVLNKE, from the coding sequence ATGAATAACTTAGTCATTCTACCGATACTTTTACCGTTAATCGTAGGCGTAGTCTTAATATTGTTCGCTAAAAATTTAAAGGTACAACGTATAATCAGTGGAATAACTGTGTTTGCCCTCTTAGCGGGCGCGTTGTACTTAGCTCACATAGTTTACTATCAGGGTATCCAGACACTAGAGCTTGGAAATTGGCCAGCTCCCTTTGGCATTGTTTTAGTTGCTGACTTATTTGCCATATTGATGGTTATTCTCGCTAGTATTGTTGGTATCGCTTGTTTATTTTTTGGCTTTCAAACATTAAGTGAAGAACGACAAAAGGGTTACTTTTTCCCTTTTTACTTCTTCTTATTAACTGGAGTTAACGGGGCATTTTTAACAGGAGATTTATTTAATCTATTTGTATTTTTTGAAGTAATGCTTCTATCTTCTTATATATTAATTGTACACGGTGGTACAAAATACCAACTACGTGAATCAATCAAATATGTAATTATAAACATCTTTGCTTCAGGATTATTTATTGTAGGTGTTGCTTACATTTATGGGGTTACCGGTACACTTAATATGGCTGATATCTCTGTAAAGGTAGCTGAGCTTGAGCAACAAGGGATTTTAAATGTTATTGCAGTTTTATTTTTAGTCGTTTTTGGAATGAAAGGTGCCTTATTTCCACTTTATTTTTGGTTACCTAAGTCTTACTTTGGTCCTCCTGCGGCCATTGCAGCACTCTTTGGTGGTTTGCTAACTAAAGTGGGTATTTATGCGATTATCCGGACCTTTACACTAATTTTTTATCACGATCCTGGATTTACTCATAATATCATTCTATTTTTAGCTGGTGGGACAATGTTTTTCGGTGTTCTTGGTGCAGTTTCACAGTTTGATTTTAAACGCATTCTTTCCTTCCATATCATTAGTCAGGTCGGTTACATGGTAATGGGCTTAGGAATTTTCACACGACTTGCTATAGCTGGTACGATTTTCTATATCGCTCATCATATTATTGTTAAGTCTGCGTTATTCTTATTTGCTGGAGCTACACAAAAGATTACTGGAACAACAGATTTAAAGAAAATGGGCGGTTTGTTAAAAACTCATCCATACCTTGGTTGGTTTTTCTTCGTTGCTGCGATCTCATTAGCAGGCATTCCACCTTTAAGTGGTTTCTTCAGTAAATTTGCCTTAATTTTATCTGGTATTGAGGAAGGCCGATACTTTATCGTTGCAATCTCATTGGTTGTTGGCTTACTAACACTATTCTCAATGATGAAAATTTTTATCTATGCATTCTGGGGAGAGCAAAAACTTTCGAATGAAGAAGCTAAGCAAAGAAAGGTTGGGAAGTTATTACTACCAATCGTACCTTTAGTCTTCTTATCAATTATTTTAGGATTAGCTGCAGAACCTGTTTTCCAATTTTCATTGGTAGTAGCTGACCAAATACTAGATCCATCAATCTATATCAATTCTGTACTTAATAAGGAGTAG